In Paenibacillus sonchi, a single genomic region encodes these proteins:
- the hisH gene encoding imidazole glycerol phosphate synthase subunit HisH, with amino-acid sequence MTVAIVDYGMGNLHSVSKAVERLGYKSLVTGKAGKILAADSVILPGVGAFGDAMEHLRESGLDAVVQEAAASGQPLLGICLGMQLLFSSSEEYGTHEGLNLLPGSVVRFAPREGYKVPHMGWNRLDFLQPQSPLFTGLEAGHVYFVHSFHAIMAQQSDLLAVTDYGHPVTAIVGRENVYGMQFHPEKSGELGMKLLGNFLKLKGPRA; translated from the coding sequence ATGACCGTTGCAATCGTCGATTACGGCATGGGCAATCTGCATAGTGTCAGCAAGGCGGTGGAACGACTCGGGTATAAAAGTCTTGTGACGGGGAAGGCCGGGAAGATTCTGGCTGCCGATAGCGTCATTCTGCCGGGAGTTGGTGCGTTTGGCGATGCGATGGAGCATCTGCGGGAGAGCGGGCTGGATGCTGTGGTCCAAGAAGCCGCGGCCTCAGGACAGCCTTTGCTGGGGATATGCCTCGGCATGCAGCTGCTGTTCAGCAGCAGCGAAGAATACGGCACTCATGAAGGCTTAAATCTTCTGCCTGGCTCGGTGGTGCGTTTTGCTCCCCGTGAGGGCTACAAAGTGCCGCATATGGGCTGGAACAGGCTGGACTTTCTGCAGCCGCAGAGTCCGCTGTTCACGGGGCTTGAAGCAGGGCATGTATATTTTGTCCATTCCTTCCATGCCATTATGGCACAGCAGAGCGATCTGCTTGCTGTCACAGATTACGGGCATCCGGTTACAGCTATTGTAGGCCGGGAGAATGTGTACGGCATGCAGTTTCATCCGGAGAAAAGCGGAGAGCTGGGGATGAAGCTGCTGGGCAATTTCTTGAAACTGAAGGGTCCGCGGGCGTAA
- the gntK gene encoding gluconokinase, which produces MIGVDIGTTSTKAVLFEENGRITAQANQGYPLHTPSPSVAEQDPEQILSAVFHTISTVMKDSAVHPDSVLFLSFSSAMHSVIAVDRTGNPLTPCITWADNRSAACAARLRDELGGHELYLRTGTPIHPMSPLTKLMWLGEEQPELFRQTDKFISIKEYIFAKLFGEYVIDYSIASSTGMFNLQQLDWDAEALHIAGITAERLSKPVPTTRIMQGLLPGMAEQLGLLPSTPFIVGATDGVLSNLGVGAIKPGVVAATIGTSGAIRTVVDRPLTDPKGRIFCYALTEKHWVIGGPVNNGGLLFRWVRDEFAASEVETAKRLGIDPYEVLTRIAEQVPPGSNGLLFHPYLTGERAPLWNPDARGSFFGLTMNHHKEHMIRSVLEGVIFNMYTVLLAMEEQIGRPAKIHATGGFARSSLWRQMMADIFDQEVVIPESFESSCLGAVVLGLYATGRTDSFDIVFSMIGSTHQHQPVKEHARVYKQLLPIYISLFRSLESQYQAIAEFQREQAGE; this is translated from the coding sequence ATGATCGGCGTCGATATTGGAACTACAAGCACAAAGGCTGTTCTCTTTGAGGAAAATGGCAGAATCACCGCTCAAGCGAATCAGGGCTACCCGCTGCACACCCCTTCACCTTCGGTAGCAGAGCAGGACCCGGAGCAAATCCTAAGCGCTGTATTTCATACTATTTCAACGGTAATGAAGGACAGTGCCGTACATCCGGATTCCGTTCTTTTTCTGTCATTCAGCTCCGCCATGCACAGTGTGATTGCTGTAGACCGTACAGGCAATCCTCTGACGCCCTGCATTACCTGGGCAGATAACCGCAGCGCCGCCTGTGCCGCCCGCCTGCGGGACGAACTGGGCGGCCATGAGCTGTATCTGCGTACAGGTACGCCCATCCACCCCATGTCTCCCCTCACGAAGCTGATGTGGCTGGGCGAGGAACAGCCGGAGCTGTTCCGCCAGACAGACAAATTCATTTCCATCAAAGAATATATCTTCGCCAAGCTTTTCGGTGAATACGTCATAGACTATTCCATTGCCTCTTCCACAGGCATGTTCAATTTGCAGCAGCTCGACTGGGATGCTGAAGCTCTGCATATTGCCGGCATTACTGCAGAGCGTCTCTCCAAACCTGTTCCCACCACCCGGATCATGCAGGGGCTGCTGCCGGGGATGGCTGAGCAGCTCGGACTGCTGCCGTCTACACCTTTTATTGTAGGAGCCACCGACGGTGTACTCTCCAATCTTGGTGTCGGCGCCATTAAGCCGGGGGTCGTCGCTGCCACAATCGGCACCAGCGGAGCCATCCGCACGGTCGTGGACCGTCCGCTTACCGATCCCAAGGGACGGATCTTCTGTTATGCCCTGACCGAGAAGCACTGGGTCATCGGCGGCCCGGTGAACAATGGCGGCCTGCTCTTCCGCTGGGTCCGGGATGAGTTCGCCGCCTCCGAGGTTGAGACAGCGAAGCGCCTTGGCATTGACCCCTATGAGGTGCTGACGCGGATTGCCGAGCAGGTGCCGCCGGGCAGCAATGGCCTGCTCTTTCATCCCTACCTGACCGGAGAACGCGCACCGCTGTGGAATCCCGATGCCCGGGGCTCCTTTTTCGGGCTGACGATGAATCACCACAAGGAGCATATGATCCGCTCCGTGCTGGAGGGAGTCATCTTCAATATGTACACCGTACTGCTGGCCATGGAGGAGCAGATCGGGCGGCCTGCCAAAATTCATGCCACCGGCGGCTTTGCCCGCTCCTCACTGTGGCGGCAGATGATGGCCGATATTTTCGACCAGGAGGTTGTCATTCCGGAGAGCTTCGAAAGCTCTTGTCTGGGCGCGGTCGTGCTTGGCCTTTACGCGACCGGACGCACAGACTCCTTTGACATTGTATTCAGCATGATCGGCTCTACCCATCAGCATCAGCCGGTGAAGGAGCACGCCCGTGTCTACAAGCAGCTGCTGCCCATCTATATCTCCCTATTCCGCAGCCTGGAGAGCCAGTATCAGGCCATCGCCGAATTTCAGCGGGAGCAGGCCGGGGAATAA
- a CDS encoding acyltransferase, giving the protein MGQKERIPQLDIFRAIAIFAVIAIHATSRTLAETLDTSMFHPFLFINKFSQFAVPSFVFLSGFVLFYNYIDRPLTGKTLGKFYSRRLIYIIVPYVVFSLMYFILKMTAGHTWNLPLDEMAHKLGKYLLTGTAYTHLYYIIIIIQFYVLFPLMLWCLQKVRRLAAWAPLIGLLLQWGFVLLNKYMTNHGYWHLSKGSLSITYFSYFLLGAAIAVYYGTLKRWLILSREGWLSGKGPGWIALWVLWAAAGIIHVELWFNSYTKKTVINSLWYEGFSNLHALLSCIVLLQLSFLLYGTGRRVLSRMLISIGACSFGIYLLHPALLFLYRKLPFHGGSLAYTAAIAGGWLVALLGSWLVVAVVFRYVKPAWVAFGSGPQKPLKKVAL; this is encoded by the coding sequence ATGGGACAAAAGGAAAGAATTCCACAGCTGGATATATTTCGGGCAATTGCGATTTTTGCGGTGATTGCTATACATGCCACTTCACGCACACTCGCGGAGACACTGGACACCTCGATGTTCCATCCGTTTCTGTTTATTAACAAGTTCAGCCAGTTTGCTGTGCCGTCGTTCGTCTTTTTGAGCGGATTCGTGCTGTTCTACAATTATATCGACCGGCCGTTAACGGGAAAAACACTGGGAAAGTTCTATAGCCGAAGACTGATTTATATTATTGTGCCTTATGTTGTGTTTTCGCTCATGTACTTTATCCTGAAAATGACCGCAGGCCATACCTGGAACCTGCCTCTGGATGAGATGGCCCACAAGCTTGGCAAATATCTGCTTACCGGGACAGCGTATACGCATCTGTACTATATTATTATCATTATCCAGTTCTATGTGCTGTTCCCGCTTATGTTATGGTGTCTGCAAAAGGTCCGGCGGCTTGCAGCCTGGGCCCCGCTGATCGGGCTGCTGCTGCAATGGGGATTCGTGCTGCTGAACAAATATATGACGAATCATGGATACTGGCACCTGTCCAAAGGGAGTCTGTCTATTACCTACTTCTCTTACTTTCTGCTCGGGGCGGCCATTGCAGTTTATTATGGAACCTTGAAACGATGGCTGATTCTTTCGCGTGAGGGTTGGCTTTCGGGTAAAGGACCCGGGTGGATTGCGCTGTGGGTACTATGGGCTGCTGCCGGGATTATACATGTGGAACTATGGTTCAACAGCTACACGAAGAAAACGGTGATTAACAGCCTGTGGTATGAGGGCTTCTCCAATCTTCATGCGCTGCTCTCCTGCATTGTGCTGCTGCAGCTGTCATTCCTGCTGTATGGCACAGGCCGGCGTGTGCTGAGCCGTATGCTGATCTCTATCGGTGCCTGTTCTTTTGGGATCTATCTGCTTCATCCGGCACTGCTGTTCTTATACAGAAAGCTTCCGTTTCACGGGGGTTCACTTGCGTATACGGCAGCCATTGCCGGTGGATGGCTCGTAGCATTGCTAGGCTCCTGGCTCGTTGTAGCCGTGGTCTTCCGGTATGTGAAGCCGGCCTGGGTGGCCTTTGGCTCCGGACCGCAGAAGCCGCTGAAGAAAGTAGCCCTATAG
- the hisG gene encoding ATP phosphoribosyltransferase produces the protein MSQILKVAMPKGRIYNKAAELFRQAGLPIPPDGEESRKLVISLPEAGMEFILAKPVDVPTYVEYGVADIGIVGKDVLLEENRDVYELLDLGIARCRMSIIGLPNWQPGIQQRVATKYPNVASRYFREQGQQVEVVKLNGSIELAPLIGLADRIVDMVETGQTLKDNGLVEMKSIFEITSRLVANRVSYRMKNEEIQQLCDRLQAVITGPGLATGGVER, from the coding sequence ATGTCGCAGATATTGAAGGTGGCCATGCCGAAAGGGCGGATTTACAATAAAGCGGCGGAGCTGTTCCGCCAAGCGGGACTGCCGATTCCGCCGGATGGCGAAGAGTCGCGCAAGCTGGTGATATCCTTGCCGGAAGCGGGAATGGAGTTCATCCTGGCCAAGCCGGTGGATGTGCCGACTTATGTGGAATATGGAGTAGCAGATATCGGCATTGTGGGCAAGGATGTGCTGCTGGAGGAGAACCGCGACGTCTACGAGCTGCTGGATTTGGGAATTGCGCGCTGCCGGATGTCGATTATCGGCCTGCCGAACTGGCAGCCGGGCATTCAGCAGCGGGTGGCGACAAAATACCCGAATGTGGCCTCGCGTTATTTCCGCGAACAGGGGCAGCAGGTGGAGGTTGTGAAGCTGAACGGCTCCATTGAGCTTGCGCCGCTGATCGGCCTTGCCGACCGCATCGTCGATATGGTGGAGACCGGACAGACGCTGAAGGATAACGGACTGGTGGAGATGAAGAGCATCTTCGAGATTACGAGCCGGCTTGTGGCCAACCGTGTAAGCTACCGGATGAAGAATGAAGAGATTCAGCAGCTGTGCGACCGCCTGCAGGCGGTTATCACCGGACCGGGACTGGCAACAGGCGGAGTAGAGCGCTAA
- the hisIE gene encoding bifunctional phosphoribosyl-AMP cyclohydrolase/phosphoribosyl-ATP diphosphatase HisIE, whose amino-acid sequence MSEAEQNKALSRQEVLEGIRWNESGLLPAVVQDADSLEVLMFAYMNKESLQLSLESGQTWFWSRSRGELWHKGGTSGNTQAITSIHYDCDSDTLLVKVVPEGPACHTGETSCFFRELPLSNPEAAKRAKGSQGAVSARPGLNDSARFAVLGELEQVIAEREAERPEGAYTTYLFDKGVDKILKKVGEEASETIIAAKNKDNAELRLEVSDLIYHLLVLLQERKLPLDEIMDELSLRHERPRRD is encoded by the coding sequence ATGAGCGAAGCCGAACAAAACAAAGCCTTAAGCCGGCAAGAGGTGCTGGAGGGCATACGCTGGAATGAGTCCGGACTGCTGCCTGCCGTAGTGCAGGATGCGGACAGCCTGGAAGTCTTAATGTTTGCCTATATGAACAAAGAATCGCTGCAGCTCTCGCTGGAGAGCGGACAGACCTGGTTCTGGAGCCGTTCGCGCGGCGAGCTGTGGCATAAGGGAGGGACCTCGGGCAATACCCAGGCCATTACTTCGATTCATTATGACTGCGACAGCGATACGCTGCTGGTGAAGGTGGTACCGGAAGGACCGGCATGTCATACAGGAGAAACCTCCTGTTTCTTCCGCGAGCTTCCGCTGAGCAATCCTGAAGCGGCGAAAAGGGCTAAGGGAAGCCAGGGAGCAGTTTCTGCCCGGCCAGGGCTGAACGACAGTGCACGGTTTGCGGTGCTGGGGGAACTGGAACAGGTGATTGCCGAGCGGGAGGCAGAGCGGCCCGAAGGGGCATATACCACATACCTGTTCGACAAGGGCGTTGACAAGATTCTCAAAAAAGTAGGCGAAGAAGCTTCCGAAACGATCATCGCTGCCAAAAATAAAGATAATGCCGAGCTGCGCCTCGAAGTCAGCGACCTGATCTATCATCTGCTGGTGCTGCTCCAGGAGCGCAAGCTTCCGCTGGATGAGATTATGGATGAGCTGAGCCTCCGCCATGAACGGCCCCGCCGCGATTAG
- the hisA gene encoding 1-(5-phosphoribosyl)-5-[(5-phosphoribosylamino)methylideneamino]imidazole-4-carboxamide isomerase, whose translation MSSFIVYPAIDIRDGKCVRLQQGDYNQETIYNDSPVSVAKSWEEQGGKFIHLVDLDGAKAGHPVNDAIIGTIAKNAGVPVQVGGGLRTLADVEKLLGLGVSRVIIGTAAINDHAFTEAVLAKYGDKVAIGIDARGGYVATHGWLNTSEVRAEDLAKELAAKGAETFIYTDISRDGMMQGPNIEGILSMAATSGKTVIASGGVTSLDDLLRLSVHSGSGIGGAIVGKALYTGNIDLAEALQALDSK comes from the coding sequence ATGTCTTCTTTTATCGTATATCCGGCAATTGATATCCGGGACGGGAAATGCGTCAGACTACAGCAAGGTGACTACAATCAGGAAACCATATACAATGACAGCCCGGTGAGCGTGGCCAAATCGTGGGAAGAGCAGGGCGGGAAATTTATTCATCTCGTCGATTTGGACGGGGCCAAAGCCGGACATCCGGTGAATGATGCCATCATCGGGACGATTGCCAAAAACGCAGGCGTCCCTGTGCAGGTTGGCGGAGGGCTCCGTACGCTTGCGGATGTGGAGAAGCTGCTGGGCCTCGGCGTCAGCCGGGTCATTATCGGTACTGCGGCTATTAACGATCATGCGTTCACAGAGGCTGTGCTTGCCAAATACGGTGACAAGGTTGCGATCGGCATTGATGCCCGGGGTGGTTATGTAGCCACTCATGGCTGGCTGAACACCTCCGAGGTGCGGGCGGAGGATTTGGCCAAGGAGCTGGCCGCCAAAGGGGCCGAAACTTTCATCTACACCGACATCTCACGCGACGGTATGATGCAGGGACCCAACATTGAGGGTATCCTGTCCATGGCTGCCACCAGCGGCAAAACCGTTATCGCTTCGGGCGGTGTAACGAGTCTCGACGACCTGCTGCGTCTGAGCGTACATAGCGGCAGCGGTATCGGCGGCGCAATTGTCGGCAAAGCGTTGTACACCGGCAATATTGATCTGGCCGAAGCGCTTCAGGCGCTGGACAGCAAGTAG
- the hisJ gene encoding histidinol-phosphatase HisJ, translated as MRIDYHTHHERCGHAVGTLEEYVQRGIELGLEQLGLSDHLPLIHVDPESYYPEMAMPLSELPRYVEECLNLKERYRGRIELRVGLEADYIEGYEEQIRELLSPYPWDYLIGSVHFLGEWDITDFRQTGGWEGRDVMEVYRRYYDAVQKSALSGLYDIIGHMDVIKRFGYGPQTQEGKAEVRALELETLKAIAGSGIAMELNASGLTKPCAEMFPAEHVLQQALELGIPLTLGSDAHDPLKLGDGLQEARSLLWRTGFRRLAVFEGRVRTLVPFEL; from the coding sequence ATGCGTATTGATTATCATACCCACCATGAACGATGCGGTCATGCGGTAGGGACATTAGAAGAATATGTTCAGCGGGGGATTGAACTGGGACTGGAGCAGCTCGGACTGTCGGACCACCTGCCGCTTATCCATGTGGACCCCGAGAGCTACTATCCTGAGATGGCTATGCCGCTGTCTGAGCTTCCCCGTTACGTTGAAGAATGTTTGAATCTGAAAGAGCGCTATCGCGGGAGAATTGAGCTGCGAGTCGGGCTGGAAGCCGATTATATCGAAGGGTATGAGGAGCAAATCCGCGAGCTTTTGTCACCGTATCCGTGGGACTATCTGATCGGGTCGGTGCATTTTCTCGGAGAATGGGATATCACGGACTTTCGCCAGACTGGAGGCTGGGAAGGCCGGGATGTGATGGAGGTCTACCGCCGGTATTATGATGCGGTGCAGAAGTCGGCGTTATCGGGATTATATGATATTATAGGACATATGGATGTTATCAAACGGTTTGGCTACGGTCCACAGACCCAGGAGGGCAAGGCCGAAGTGCGGGCGCTGGAGCTGGAAACGCTGAAGGCAATAGCCGGCAGCGGCATAGCGATGGAACTCAACGCTTCAGGGCTTACCAAGCCCTGCGCGGAGATGTTCCCCGCGGAGCATGTGCTCCAGCAGGCGCTGGAGCTGGGCATCCCGCTCACCCTTGGCTCTGACGCCCATGATCCCTTGAAGCTGGGAGACGGCTTGCAGGAAGCGCGCAGCCTGCTGTGGCGCACAGGCTTCCGCAGGCTGGCCGTGTTTGAGGGGCGTGTCCGCACATTGGTCCCGTTTGAACTATAA
- a CDS encoding GntR family transcriptional regulator — MHYPATWLQGASLGESIACELRLQIINEHIKPGEVLSENRIAADFGTSRSPVREALKSLSGEGLIRLERMGAVVVGLNIKDVKELYDVRYLIESFAQQRLAVNIQDALIQQLEQSIDKMKLAVKHNDYVEFALQDFSFHEAIVTEANHTRILHLWNSIRYIVMTVILITTEKGFTLGEARMNWVADKHRTVVEALRSGDPETIHKVVQEYFADSGETLIRSLP; from the coding sequence ATGCATTATCCTGCCACTTGGCTGCAAGGAGCCTCCCTTGGAGAATCGATTGCCTGTGAACTCAGGCTGCAAATTATTAATGAACACATCAAACCGGGCGAGGTGCTTTCCGAGAACCGGATTGCTGCCGATTTTGGCACCAGCCGTTCTCCTGTCCGGGAAGCGCTTAAATCCTTGTCTGGCGAGGGATTGATCCGTCTGGAAAGAATGGGGGCCGTAGTGGTGGGCCTGAATATCAAGGACGTCAAAGAGTTGTATGATGTACGGTACCTCATCGAGAGTTTCGCCCAGCAAAGACTGGCTGTTAATATACAGGATGCCTTAATCCAGCAGCTTGAACAATCCATCGACAAGATGAAGCTGGCCGTCAAACACAATGATTATGTGGAATTTGCGCTCCAGGACTTTTCTTTTCACGAAGCTATTGTCACAGAAGCCAATCATACCCGGATTCTTCACTTGTGGAACAGTATCCGCTACATCGTGATGACTGTCATTCTGATTACTACAGAAAAAGGCTTCACCCTCGGGGAAGCACGCATGAATTGGGTGGCAGATAAACACCGGACGGTTGTAGAGGCCCTTCGTTCAGGAGATCCTGAGACTATTCACAAGGTGGTTCAGGAGTATTTCGCCGACTCTGGAGAAACGCTGATTCGCAGCCTTCCCTGA
- the hisB gene encoding imidazoleglycerol-phosphate dehydratase HisB, with translation MESNNEAGAVRKAGLSRKTNETDIKLSLAVDGSGVSELETDVPFLNHMLNLFTKHGQFDLSVQARGDIDIDDHHTVEDIGICLGQAFREALGDKKGIKRYANVFIPMDEALAQVVIDISNRPHFEYRATYPSQQVGSFSTELVHEFLWKFALEARITLHVIVHYGSNTHHMIEAVFKALGRALDEATLIDPRVKGVPSTKGVL, from the coding sequence ATGGAAAGTAACAACGAGGCTGGAGCTGTGCGCAAGGCTGGACTCAGCCGCAAAACTAATGAAACGGATATTAAGCTGTCCCTGGCCGTGGATGGCAGCGGGGTCTCGGAGCTGGAGACGGATGTACCGTTTCTGAATCATATGCTGAATTTATTCACGAAGCACGGCCAGTTCGATCTGTCTGTGCAGGCGCGGGGCGACATCGACATTGATGACCACCACACCGTAGAAGACATTGGCATCTGTCTGGGCCAGGCGTTCCGTGAAGCGCTGGGTGACAAAAAAGGCATCAAACGATACGCCAATGTCTTCATCCCTATGGATGAGGCGCTGGCCCAGGTGGTCATCGACATCAGCAACCGGCCGCATTTTGAGTACCGGGCAACGTATCCTTCACAACAGGTGGGCAGCTTTTCAACAGAGCTGGTGCATGAATTTCTGTGGAAATTCGCGCTGGAAGCACGGATTACGCTGCACGTAATCGTACACTACGGCTCCAATACTCATCATATGATCGAAGCGGTATTCAAGGCGCTGGGACGGGCGCTGGATGAAGCCACACTGATTGACCCGCGCGTGAAGGGTGTGCCTTCCACGAAGGGAGTGCTGTAG
- the hisF gene encoding imidazole glycerol phosphate synthase subunit HisF, with product MLAKRIIPCLDVKDGRVVKGVNFVNLRDAGDPVELAALYDREGADELVFLDISASVEGRATMVEVVRQTAGEIAIPFTVGGGISTPEDMKRILRAGADKIGINTAAVNNPQLILEGARRFGAQCIVVAMDAKYNEAWGEWEVYTHGGRKPTGIRALAWAKEAEKLGAGEILLTSMDADGTKDGFDLKLTAAVSDLLTIPVIASGGAGKMEHFYDVFTEGKADAGLAATIFHYKEIAIPDLKADLKQKGVEIR from the coding sequence ATGTTAGCCAAACGCATCATTCCCTGTCTGGATGTGAAGGACGGGCGGGTAGTCAAAGGCGTGAATTTTGTGAATCTGCGCGATGCCGGGGATCCGGTGGAGCTGGCGGCACTGTATGACCGGGAGGGCGCAGATGAGCTTGTGTTTCTCGATATTTCCGCTTCTGTCGAAGGCCGGGCCACGATGGTGGAAGTTGTGCGGCAGACCGCCGGTGAAATCGCCATTCCGTTCACGGTAGGCGGAGGGATCTCCACGCCGGAGGATATGAAGCGCATCCTGCGTGCCGGTGCGGACAAAATCGGCATCAATACCGCAGCGGTCAACAATCCGCAGCTCATTCTTGAAGGAGCGCGCCGTTTCGGTGCCCAGTGCATTGTAGTGGCGATGGATGCCAAATATAATGAGGCATGGGGCGAATGGGAAGTATACACGCACGGCGGACGCAAGCCTACCGGAATCCGTGCGCTGGCCTGGGCCAAGGAGGCCGAGAAGCTGGGAGCGGGCGAAATTCTGCTGACCAGCATGGATGCGGACGGCACCAAGGACGGCTTCGATCTGAAGCTGACCGCAGCGGTCAGCGACCTGCTCACCATTCCTGTAATTGCCTCCGGGGGAGCGGGAAAGATGGAGCATTTTTATGATGTATTTACCGAAGGCAAAGCCGATGCGGGACTGGCGGCGACGATTTTTCACTATAAAGAGATTGCCATTCCTGATTTGAAAGCAGATCTGAAGCAAAAAGGGGTAGAGATCCGATGA
- the hisD gene encoding histidinol dehydrogenase, whose amino-acid sequence MKVQSSKEFKLQREVEYGTPEQNKAVKEIVADIKQEGDAALLRYTERFDGAALTAAGLRVTEEELQAAYGRVEESFVTAIRAAAANIRAFHARQKRNSWMDLQPDGTILGQIIRPLKRVGVYVPGGKAAYPSSVLMNVIPAQIAGVPEIVMVTPPSTGGTEGIDPYILVAAAEAGVNEIYRVGGAQAIAALAFGTASIAPVDKICGPGNIYVALAKREVYGAVDIDSIAGPSEIVVLADDTAEAAYVAADLLSQAEHDEMASAILVTPSQRLAEAVAAEVERQLQELPREAIARASVDNYGAIIVVESLAEGISVVNRLAPEHLEIVTEDPMGLLGSIENAGAVFLGPYSSEPVGDYFAGPNHIIPTNGTARFSSPVDVDDFIKKSSLIYYSKEALLQDGATIIELARREGLEGHARAIEIRLQNEAKGGDGNGK is encoded by the coding sequence GTGAAGGTTCAATCGAGTAAGGAATTTAAGCTTCAGCGTGAAGTGGAATACGGAACGCCGGAGCAGAATAAGGCTGTGAAGGAAATCGTGGCCGATATCAAACAGGAAGGCGATGCCGCACTGCTCCGGTATACGGAACGTTTTGACGGTGCGGCGCTCACGGCTGCCGGGCTGCGTGTGACGGAGGAGGAGCTTCAGGCGGCGTATGGCCGGGTGGAGGAATCCTTCGTGACGGCGATCCGCGCCGCCGCAGCCAATATCCGGGCGTTTCATGCCCGGCAGAAACGCAATTCCTGGATGGATCTGCAGCCGGACGGCACGATCCTCGGCCAGATCATCCGCCCGCTGAAACGCGTGGGCGTCTATGTTCCCGGCGGCAAGGCGGCCTATCCGTCCTCGGTGCTGATGAACGTCATTCCGGCCCAGATCGCCGGTGTTCCGGAGATCGTGATGGTCACTCCGCCGTCGACGGGCGGCACGGAGGGCATCGATCCTTACATTCTCGTGGCCGCCGCCGAAGCCGGCGTGAACGAGATCTACCGCGTGGGCGGCGCGCAGGCGATCGCCGCACTGGCGTTCGGCACGGCGTCCATCGCGCCGGTCGATAAGATCTGCGGGCCAGGGAACATCTACGTGGCCCTGGCCAAACGCGAGGTCTACGGCGCTGTCGACATTGACAGCATCGCCGGACCGAGCGAGATCGTCGTGCTCGCCGACGATACCGCCGAGGCCGCCTACGTCGCGGCCGACCTGCTCTCGCAGGCCGAGCACGACGAGATGGCCTCGGCCATCCTGGTCACGCCATCGCAGCGCCTGGCGGAGGCAGTCGCTGCCGAAGTGGAACGGCAGCTGCAGGAGCTTCCGCGCGAGGCCATCGCCCGCGCCTCCGTAGACAACTACGGCGCGATCATCGTCGTGGAGTCGCTGGCAGAGGGAATCTCCGTAGTGAACCGGCTGGCGCCGGAGCATCTGGAGATTGTCACGGAGGACCCGATGGGCCTGCTCGGCAGCATCGAGAATGCCGGGGCTGTATTCCTGGGACCGTACAGCTCGGAGCCGGTGGGGGATTATTTTGCCGGTCCGAACCATATTATTCCGACCAACGGTACAGCGCGGTTCTCGTCGCCGGTGGATGTGGATGACTTCATTAAGAAATCCAGCCTGATCTATTACAGCAAAGAAGCACTGCTGCAGGACGGGGCGACGATTATAGAACTGGCCCGCCGCGAAGGGCTGGAAGGCCATGCACGGGCAATAGAGATCCGACTACAGAACGAAGCGAAGGGTGGAGACGGGAATGGAAAGTAA